The following are from one region of the Fastidiosipila sp. genome:
- a CDS encoding methyltransferase domain-containing protein gives MDSTGLFNERAGEYDAWYENNPLILAAEIEAVRQVTPPFEDALEVGVGTGRFAQALGVKLGLEPSSGMAAYARARGIEVVEGFAEALPFENESFDAVFMITVDCYLEELSPVLNECHRVLSPHGHLILGHVDIDAPLGAVYEEERDQDPFYKNAYFRGTKEMLTELDRAGFELVKIRQTVFTFENVAQEVREGHGDGVFVAMCAVKP, from the coding sequence ATGGACAGCACGGGACTTTTCAATGAAAGAGCCGGCGAATACGACGCCTGGTATGAGAATAATCCACTGATTCTGGCAGCTGAGATTGAAGCTGTCCGCCAGGTGACACCACCTTTCGAAGATGCCCTCGAGGTGGGTGTCGGGACAGGGCGTTTTGCACAGGCCCTGGGTGTCAAGCTGGGCCTCGAGCCGTCTTCGGGCATGGCAGCATACGCGCGGGCACGGGGCATTGAAGTGGTCGAGGGTTTCGCGGAAGCCCTGCCCTTCGAAAACGAAAGCTTTGACGCTGTATTCATGATCACAGTCGACTGTTATCTTGAGGAGCTGTCTCCGGTCTTGAATGAATGCCACCGTGTGCTTTCCCCGCACGGCCATTTGATTCTGGGCCATGTCGATATTGACGCCCCCCTGGGAGCTGTCTATGAAGAGGAGCGTGATCAGGATCCCTTTTATAAGAACGCTTATTTCAGGGGCACAAAAGAAATGCTGACCGAGCTGGACAGGGCAGGCTTTGAACTTGTAAAAATCCGGCAAACGGTTTTCACTTTTGAAAATGTTGCCCAGGAAGTCCGGGAAGGTCACGGCGACGGTGTCTTTGTCGCCATGTGCGCGGTGAAACCATGA
- a CDS encoding zinc ABC transporter substrate-binding protein, with product MARKNRHPWLPVLFFTLLAAFLLSAGCSRTDGKGPEKDKLDVIATIFPPFDFARQAGGEQVEVSMLLPPGSESHTYEPSPRDVIRIKDCDLFIYNGGPSDAWVDRLLEAAEIEPARTVRMMDYVTLIEESDQGVLEGEAEQETGPHIHHYDEHIWTDPMNALRIAEGIAKSLGAIDPVHAADYRTNVSRFGDELRALDHTFREIVQAGPRREIIVADRFPLIYFTTAYDLGYMAAFPGCAAETDPKPRTVSAIIEKVRREQIPFIFHMEFSDQKLADLVVSETGAQKLLFHAAHNVSREEIEQGVTYLSLMKENAENLRRGLAK from the coding sequence GTGGCCAGGAAAAACCGTCATCCGTGGTTGCCCGTTTTGTTTTTTACCCTGCTCGCAGCTTTTCTCCTTTCCGCCGGCTGCTCCCGGACAGATGGCAAGGGGCCGGAAAAAGATAAACTTGATGTCATTGCGACCATCTTTCCTCCCTTCGATTTCGCGCGCCAGGCGGGCGGTGAGCAGGTGGAGGTTTCCATGCTTCTGCCTCCCGGTTCGGAAAGCCATACCTACGAACCGTCACCCAGAGATGTGATCCGGATCAAAGATTGCGATTTATTTATTTACAATGGCGGCCCTTCGGATGCCTGGGTGGACCGACTGCTGGAAGCAGCGGAGATCGAGCCTGCCAGAACCGTCCGCATGATGGATTATGTGACCTTGATTGAAGAATCGGACCAAGGTGTGCTCGAGGGCGAAGCCGAACAGGAGACGGGTCCTCATATCCACCACTACGATGAGCATATCTGGACCGATCCCATGAACGCGCTCCGGATTGCGGAGGGGATCGCAAAAAGCCTTGGTGCCATCGATCCTGTCCATGCAGCCGATTACCGGACCAATGTCAGCCGCTTCGGCGATGAGTTACGGGCGCTGGACCACACCTTCAGGGAAATTGTCCAGGCCGGGCCACGCCGCGAGATTATTGTGGCGGACCGTTTCCCCCTCATCTATTTCACAACAGCCTACGATCTTGGCTATATGGCAGCTTTTCCCGGCTGCGCGGCAGAGACGGATCCCAAACCGCGGACCGTGTCGGCCATCATCGAAAAGGTGCGAAGGGAACAAATCCCTTTCATTTTTCACATGGAGTTTTCTGACCAGAAGCTGGCCGATCTGGTGGTTTCGGAAACAGGTGCCCAGAAGCTGCTTTTCCACGCCGCTCATAACGTATCAAGAGAGGAGATTGAGCAAGGGGTGACTTATCTTTCGCTCATGAAAGAGAATGCGGAAAATCTCCGCAGGGGCCTGGCGAAATGA